The Chloroflexus aggregans DSM 9485 genome segment GATACGCAGCCGATTGCACGCCTTCACCAATGCCTTGCCGGCCTCGGTGAGGCCAGGGCCGATGTCAGGTGAGGCAGGGAAGGCAAACGGTACGCCATACCCAAAGATATTGGGACGACTCCAGACCGGGCCGAGCGAACGCAGGCCGGCCTGATAGAGCACTTCAAGCTCGTCGAGGTCGGGGCCGATGGCTTCCGCGCCTTCGATGTGGAAGATTGCAGCAATGATGTTGTTGGCGAGGCAATCGGCAATGTCGCCGGCAGTCCGACAGACGCGCAGCGCCCCTTGGGATTCGGCTTCAATCCGAAACAGGCGAGCTGCCATTGCGAGGGTCGTGCGCAGGGCGTAGGTCGGATCGAGGGCAGGAGGAAGGGGCAAATGATACGGTGGTTCGGGGAGGCGATCGACCGTCGGCGAAGAAGTAGGTGGTGGGACGTAGACCGCAAAGAAGCCACCGCCGAAACCGCCGACCCGGGCGCGGGGGAGATCGAGATGCCCATGCGGACTAGGATGAAAGAAATCGCGTTCTTTACCTGGTTGTGGCCGATAGAGTTCGAGAATGACGTCATTGTGACCATCAAAGATGAGGGGCCAAGCAGCGGTTGTCATACAAGTTTCCTTGGTTGTTTTCAGCCCTGCCTCTGGTGAGTGTGATGTGCTCCGTTCGCGAGTCGTGGTTCTATCGTGGTGAGCTGCATTGCGACGTGATTGCCTTCGGATCGGGCTACGTCCTCACCGGCGGAGCGACCGGTTCATTAACCGTGAGCTACTCCGTCAGCAATGCGCGGATCTGATTGGCGGCACGCCAACCACTTTCAATCGCCAGATGAACCCTTCCCTGTCCGGCAACCATGTCGCCGGCGATGACGAGTCGATCAATACCGGTCAGTGGGGTGGCCATATCGGGAAGGGCGTAACGCCAACGTTGCAGGTTCACCCACAACGGTTCGCCGAGATCACCGACGAGATGCCGGATGGCAGTGAGCACCTCACTGACAGGCGATGGTAGCGGTTCGGTCGGCATCAGCGTACCCTTCTGCACCGCATCCCAGTGCATCGTCGCCCAAGTATCGCTCATTTGGGCGATCAAGACACCGCAACCGGCGGGGGCGCGGCCCGGTTTGTCGTGTTCACATGCCAACCAACTGATCGAGTGTTGGCGATCAGCATTGACCAGTGCATACCATGGTACGGCTGGGCGACGGGGATAGGCCACGGTGATGCTGATCGAACGCCGATACCGAACGGTCTGTAGACTTGCGCAGAGGGTAGCGACCTGCGGCGGTAGATCGCCGGCGGCAAGGATTGCGACCGTCTGAGGTGCAGGGGCAGTCAGTAAGACCGCCGCGAAGCAGCCAAGATCACGGCCATCAGCAGCCGTCAGTCGGTAGTCATCGTCGCAGACATCAATACGGGCAACAGTCGTCTCCAACTGTACGGTCAGGCCATCGGCAAGGTGTTTCGCCAAGCGCGTAATCCCGCTTGGCCACGTCCATTTTTCCTCATCGGCGTGCGATGGGTCACCGGGCGTAATCTGATCGGTCGAAGTCAACACCCACACCGGGCGATCGATTGTCACCGCGTCGCCGGTTGCGACGATCAGGTCGCGGAGTGGTTGGGTAGGCGTTTTCACATATTGAGCGCCGTGATCAAAACGTATATCGCCGATACGGCGGGTGGCAGCACGTCCACCGACGCCCCGACTCTTCTCGAACACAACCGGCGTAAAGTCGGCAGTCGCCAATGCACGGGCGGCTGCTAATCCGGCCATGCCGGCACCGACAATCGCAACAGACTTCATCGTCAAACTTACTCCTCTAACAAGGCTTGCAGATCGGCCTCGTCATCCTCGGCGTATGGGCCAACCACTGCCAACCATTGTTGATTGGTGGATAGTAAACGATGCGCGGCGCGCTGGAGATCGGCAAGGGTCAAGGCATCGATCTCGGCGATAATCTGTTCAACCGATGGCACTGTTTGGTAGCGGAGCAGGCTGGTTGCGTTTCGTGAGGCGATAGCCCAGGTATCCTCGAGCGAGAGCAACAAACTCCCTTTAAGCTGCTCCTTCACGGTTGTGAGTTCTTGATCGGTAGGACCGTGCTCAACCACATCGCGGATGATAGCTCGCGTCATTGCGACGGCATCACGTAACGCATCAGGTTCGACCCCGGCATAGATTACCCACATACCGGTATCGGCAAACTCGTTGTGATAGGAACCGATGTTGTAGCTCAAACCGTGCTCTTCACGAATCGTCTGAAACAATCGCGACGACATCCCACCACCGAGAAGCGCATCAAGGGCCTGCACCGCACGCCGATCGGGGTCGTGATAGGATACACCGGGGAGACCGAGGCAGAAGTTGCCCTGTTCGATATCACGTGGCAAGAGATTGAGGCGGTGTTCGATGGGTAAGGAAGGTGCAGGGAGGGCAATTGGGCGCTGACCGGCCGGTACATCGGCAAATGCTTGCTCGATAGCCGGGATCGCCTGTTCGGCCCTGATATTACCGGCAACCGAGATCACCAGCGTACCGGCATGATAGCCTTGGGCAAAAAACTGTAACAGCTCGTGGCGAGCAATTGCACTAACGGTATCGATTCGCCCGGCAATATCGCGACCAAACGGGTGATCGCCCCACATCGTCTGTTGCAACAACTCATGCACGAGTTCGGTAGGGTTATCTTGAATCCCACGGATCTCTTCGATGATGACCCGTCGTTCTTTTTCCAGTTCATGAGCTTCAAACAGCGGTCGTTGTACCATTTCGCTCAACACATGCAATGCACGGTTGAAGTGAATAGCAGCAACCTTCGCATAAAATGCCGTGGTCTCATAGCCGGTAGAGGCGTTCAAATAACCACCCACCCCTTCAATTGCCAGCGAGATCGCGTGGGCAGTTGGGTAGGCGCCGGTGCCTTTAAACAGCATATGTTCGATAAAATGAGCCGCACCGGCAATCTCGGCTGTTTCATAGCGCGCACCGATGTCGATAAAACAGCCAATCGCTATTGAGTGCGTATGGGGTAATTCCTCGACTAAAATACGAATGCCGTTACGAGTTGTGTGCAAGTATGGCATGGAACGTTCATCACC includes the following:
- a CDS encoding dipeptidase, with amino-acid sequence MTTAAWPLIFDGHNDVILELYRPQPGKERDFFHPSPHGHLDLPRARVGGFGGGFFAVYVPPPTSSPTVDRLPEPPYHLPLPPALDPTYALRTTLAMAARLFRIEAESQGALRVCRTAGDIADCLANNIIAAIFHIEGAEAIGPDLDELEVLYQAGLRSLGPVWSRPNIFGYGVPFAFPASPDIGPGLTEAGKALVKACNRLRIMIDLSHLNEAGFWDVARLSDAPLVATHSNAHAICPSSRNLTDRQLDAIRDSGGMVGLNFGVTFLRPDGKRDATMPLSVMVQQISYLVERLGIDHVGFGSDFDGALIPKEIGDVRGLPRLLQALTDAGFTSAEIRKLAYENWLRVLRLTWGE
- a CDS encoding NAD(P)/FAD-dependent oxidoreductase, translated to MKSVAIVGAGMAGLAAARALATADFTPVVFEKSRGVGGRAATRRIGDIRFDHGAQYVKTPTQPLRDLIVATGDAVTIDRPVWVLTSTDQITPGDPSHADEEKWTWPSGITRLAKHLADGLTVQLETTVARIDVCDDDYRLTAADGRDLGCFAAVLLTAPAPQTVAILAAGDLPPQVATLCASLQTVRYRRSISITVAYPRRPAVPWYALVNADRQHSISWLACEHDKPGRAPAGCGVLIAQMSDTWATMHWDAVQKGTLMPTEPLPSPVSEVLTAIRHLVGDLGEPLWVNLQRWRYALPDMATPLTGIDRLVIAGDMVAGQGRVHLAIESGWRAANQIRALLTE
- a CDS encoding M16 family metallopeptidase produces the protein MPYLHTTRNGIRILVEELPHTHSIAIGCFIDIGARYETAEIAGAAHFIEHMLFKGTGAYPTAHAISLAIEGVGGYLNASTGYETTAFYAKVAAIHFNRALHVLSEMVQRPLFEAHELEKERRVIIEEIRGIQDNPTELVHELLQQTMWGDHPFGRDIAGRIDTVSAIARHELLQFFAQGYHAGTLVISVAGNIRAEQAIPAIEQAFADVPAGQRPIALPAPSLPIEHRLNLLPRDIEQGNFCLGLPGVSYHDPDRRAVQALDALLGGGMSSRLFQTIREEHGLSYNIGSYHNEFADTGMWVIYAGVEPDALRDAVAMTRAIIRDVVEHGPTDQELTTVKEQLKGSLLLSLEDTWAIASRNATSLLRYQTVPSVEQIIAEIDALTLADLQRAAHRLLSTNQQWLAVVGPYAEDDEADLQALLEE